The Lathyrus oleraceus cultivar Zhongwan6 chromosome 5, CAAS_Psat_ZW6_1.0, whole genome shotgun sequence genome includes the window CTCTGAAAAAATTATGCataaaatagtttttaaaaaatACCATTAGCGTGTATCAAACATATCTTTCAAATTTACCTACCTATTATCTATTatctattataatatattaaaacatATCTTTCAAATTATAGTTTTATTGACAATTCATTCACTTACTCGCCATATCACTAAAAATCTTATGTGGCATTCTTTCAAGCATAACATTTtaaaatttcttttatttatttatgaaaaaTGTGTAACGTTTCATTTATAAATTCTTTTAATAAAAACACTTCTATTTTCATATTCCATGACCTATCCCATTTTATTCCTCTAACTAAAAATCATGTatattcattgatttatttttcttcttctccattgcatatataatattatatactTATACAAATTGTACATTCATATCATATATCACAACTCAAACTAATAAATTTTCATTATATTTTTATATTAGGCACTCGaatttctttttaaaaaattaaattaactaatttttaaataatttgataaaCACTACGAGAGTTGAGTCAATTCTTACAAAAATTAAATTAATCAATTTTCAAATAATTCgataaaaaattatgaaaaataatttAATTCTTATAAAAACTAAATCACTAAAAAAAGAGATAATGAATTTTGTATTAACAATTATAAAgatataatttatttaatttttcgTATCTCTCTTTGTTTTCTTATCTATAAATTCTTCTAAAAAAACTCAGTATATAATATGCTACTCCGTAAAAAATTATGCATATAATAGATTTGATAAAAAAAACCATTCACATATATCAATTTAAAAccataataacaaaaaaaaactaCACTACAATATCAAAAATGAAATAGTCAAACAATACTTTTAAAGAGGCGAacaaatattttaatatttttttaaaaatataattcTTATTTATAAATGCGGTTATATGTTACAAAATTTAACTTCAAATATTAAATCTCATTACAATACTAAAAAAAACTATCAAACATATCTTTCAaatttatctatctatctattatcTATTATAACATATTAAAATTGTTTCTCACACTATTTTATTAATAATTCATTCACTTACTCGTCATCTATGAACCCCAGACACGGACACAGGACACAACACGGATACAGGCACGAGGACTCTGCTAATGTAAAAATCATAGGACACGAACACGGTTATATATATTTTCTATATTAGTATAATAATGCAATTTATGGACAAAATTTGTAAAGAGTTTAAAATGAGAAGCAAAATTTATGTTTATTTAAGATAAAACAATAAAAATTTCTTTCAACATTTCAAACATGATAATTGATATTCATATATACCTTGTGAAAACCGAAGCAATGGTGCGCAAAGATGAAAAATAATCGGAGAAGATAAAAGAAATTTGTGGAGACAAAAACAgtgaaatataaaaaaaataaaaataaggaATCCTAATTGTGTTGTTTTTACTGTGAAGAAGTGGAATATGAAAGCTAAAACAcctatttattttttaaattttgaaattttttgagttgggcttttttataataaaaattcTGGAATTTTCTGAATTGGACCGTCTCCTTTATTTGAAATAAGGTGTTGTATCCGTGTCCGCAgtaattaaatatttttttctgTTGGACACTTCAAAAACGTGTCTGATACGTGTCATACGCGTGTCAGTGTCGAACACGACGACACACTTTGTGAATGGCGTGTCAGAGCTTCATAGCTTGTCATATCAGTGAAAATCTGATGGGTATTCTTCCGACCACAACAtttcaaaatttcttttatttatttataaaaaatgTGTAACATTTCATTTATGAAATCTTTTAATTAAAACACATCTATTTTCATATTCCATGACTTATCCCATTATATTTTTCTAACTAAAAATCGTGTATACtcatttatttattatttttatttcttcactccatatataatattatatactTATACAAAATTGTACGTTCACATCATATATCACAACTCAAActattatatttttattatattttttattgtgcactttaaattatttttaaaaaaatattaattattttttaaataatttgataaaCACTAAGAGAGTTCAGTCAATTCTTACAAaagtttaattaattaatttttaaataatttgatcAAAAACTATGAGATCTAATTTAATTCctataaaaataaaaataatttgttGTCTATTACAAAAAATGATAACATGGTTACTAATATTCAAATCACTCACAAAAAAGAGATTATCGATTTTGTAACAATAATTATAAAgatataatttattttatttttcttatactaatcataatttttatttttttcgtaTCTATCTTTTTTTGTCTCTAtcaatatttttaaaaaaatatatattatataatattttACTCCATAAAACATTATGcataaaataatttaaaataaattagtcaaacaatacttctaaatagacaaacaaatactttaatattatttttaaaatataatttttatttataaacATGGTTATATTTTACAAAATTTAACTTCAAATAATTAATCTCATTACAGTGCGGACAAAAAACTATTAAACAATTCTTTAAATTTTAACTTATAATTTTCAAATAGACCAACtaatatttcaaattatttctaatatattatttttaaattataattgcatatatatatatatatatatatatatatatatatatatatatatatatatatatatatatatatatatatatatatatatatatatatatatatatatatatataaaaatatcTCAATTTGGCGTATAAGACGAGTCTCATTCTAGTTGTAATTAATTTTATATACAGATTGAATTAATTGCATAAATTTTGAAAACAATTGTATACTTTCTTTTCATAGTGTTTCTTTCAAAATTTTACTTATCAAAAAACAAGACAACTTGTGATAGCAATGTTTTAAAACCAAACCGGAGATCCAATCGATAAAACTTCTAATTTAAAGTTCAATTGATTCAATTGGTTAAACCTACGGTCAAACCATTTATTAAATAAACAAATAATATGAAACTAATATTCATAGATATGTCATATATTATCTTATattcacaacttaataaaataaatatttcaaaaatcaattacaaacttaatacaacaatatcaacaacacATATAATAACACAACATAATTGTATACTTCATGTTAATCttcatttaagaataatttgaacaaattaaaaaattataataaaataagttaaactaattcaaaccaaaattaaaataatagaagataataactaaaataaagtttaaataactaaaaatacataaattaaataagatagaatacaaaaaataaagaatataatatacttaattaaaaaaaaaatcgaaTTGAACTACGACAAACAAGTAATAATTGATATTGACTTGAACGACAATTAACATTGAGCTGAGCATCGTGACTATGTTTGAAAGAGACGTATGATGATGATGGAGTatagttgaaagaaaaactataacTAGTGAAAAAACTTAGAAGTTTGTATGGTTGTAAAAAAATATGTAATTATTTTTTGTGATTGTGGAATGTATGTTAAGTTTTAATATTGacatattaatttttaaatactTGTTTATAAAATGGTCAATTTGATGCATTTTTTTGAATTGGACAATTTTACAAAACCGGCTCCGAGTCTTTGGTTCGAATGGTTTTGGACAGTTCAATATGATGTTTTCGATTTTGACTCATTGACAGTTTTGAAAGGTTGATCCAATCGGATTCATCTCCAATTCTCGATTCAACTGGTTGAACCGGCCTGTTCAATCCGTTTTTCAAAACATTGTGTGATAGTTTTAATAACAATACAATTAAATTACTAATTGCATAAATTTTAAATGTTTAAGCATAAATTTCCTCCATCTctttaatattgaaatatatttttAACATTTTTCTTTTATAAAATATCGGAAAACTTAATAAATCAAATTTAAATTTATTTCcaattatttttatataatattttattttaaaaatgtGATTAGAATAGTTTATAAAATGACACGGGATACAACCCGTTTGATTCCGTCAAGAAAACAATCATATATATTACTTTCAATTATGTGATAAGAAGGACAATCTAATTCCGTTTTTTTCTTTATATAAATTTTTTTATGAAATGACACAACATAACCAATTACattcaaataaaaaagtatacATAAATATTGCTCTAAAAACTGAAAAGTCTAAAATCTTATTATCATGCATTTCAATCTTTTCATTATAATGgttaaaatttgattgaaataCTTCATAAAATAACACAGATATAATCAGTTTAATCtaaacaaaaaaaacataaatattaATCTTAATATTCATTTAAATATAATTCAACTATcaatatattttatattatatcTCATAGTTTTTCTTATACTCCTACCGTAATTAAACACTAATATGGGATTCAGTCAATCATTCAAGGACTCTACAAGCAATAACATAGACTAACAAATGAACATTGTAACAAGATTTTGTCAGTTTTAATAATACtatttcatttcaacataactaTTTGTGGCATTTTAGTGTCGAAAGCATTTCTCATCTTAAAAACAAAGACCAAAGCAAAGTCTTTTCAAGTCACATATGTGAAACCGCGtaattaattaattgataatGACACATTAAGGACCAAGGACCAACTCCAGCTAGCATTTCTGTAGTTTCTTGGCTCCTGATATCTTGACTTGGTAGGTAACTGATAGCTACTTTTCTTTATAAAAATGTTATACTttgaaagaaagaaaataaaaaaacacTTTCATAGGACaagaacaaaaacaaaacaaaaatgtTTGAAAACCATGTATGAATGAAACTACATATGAAAGCAACTTAGAAAAACATATCTCTTTTGATTATTATATAGCTAAAAGAGAGATGATAATGAAATTGAATACTCTTTAGTTTCATCTACCAATGAAAAAACCACCAACTTCAACTTTGCATCAATCAAACCAAAGGAAGAAAAATATTGGCACAAATAGACACAATCCTAAGGATGATGATTATGGTACCATGACAAATTTCAAGTATGTTGTTAAAAAGATTTCAGGTCTTTTCACATTGATTCTGTATGGGAAATCAAAAACATCCTCAGAAGCTGTTGAACATGATTCTGCAAGGAATAATAATAAAGTCAGAGGAGTATCATGTAAGTATGATGAATAATTAACATATGTTTTCTTTATCATGTTTTTTTACGGTCAACCCTTTATATTAATGGTGTTTCTTTGCAGCTTCAACAGATGTATCATCTGAAGGTTCTAAGAGTTCATCAAAATGGAAATCTTCTCATCCTTCAACACCTTCTAGCACTTCAAGTAATCAAATTGGAACTGGAAATTTTTCATTTGAAGAACTTTACAAGGCAACAGGAAAATTTTCTCCGGATAATAAGATTGGAGAAGGGGCGTTTGGGATAGTGTATAAAGGAAAGCTTTATGATGGAACCCTTGTGGCTGTAAAGTGTGCTAGGAAGGTATGATATGAAAAAGTTCATTTTTTGATCATTGCTAATCTCTAAGATCTGGTTTAAATATGATTGAGATTTTCGCGTGTTTGGTTTTCCGTCGACGATTGAAATTACTGCATCTGATATAGTAATGTTTGTTGACAGGATGTACAAAAGAAGCACTTGGCTGAGTTCAAGAATGAAATAAACACGTTATCAAAAATGGAGCATCTGAATCTTGTGAAATGGCATGGATATTTGGAGCATGGAGATGAAAAGATTATTGTTATTGAATATGTTAATAATGGAACTCTTAGGGAACATCTAGATGGTAAGTTCAAGAACTGACCTAATGAAATTTATTACAATTTTCTTTATAACAATCAATTGATATATTCAGGTGTGAGAGGAAATGGACTTGAGATTGGTGAGCGTCTAGATGTAGCAATTGATGTAGCTCATGCAGTTACACACCTTCATATGTACACAGGTATAAGCCCTTACAGAAATAGCGTATAAGTAAAAGTCTTTTTGTCAGGGCCGCCTTTGAGGACGTGTCGACTATCGTATAGGGTTTAAAATTTGTCACGGTTAAACCATACCTAAATAAGCCCTCGGTGGTTAAATGGTTTTAATTGTTTTGTCATGGTTGAACTTACGCAGAACTTTCAAAAACTTAAGACTCTGCTTGTATTTTGATTGATTAACAGATCATCCAATCATTCACAGAGACATAAAATCATCAAATATCTTAATAACAGACAGTTTAAGAGCCAAAGTAGCAGATTTTGGTTTTGCTAGGTTGGCTCCAGAGGACCCTAATGCGACTCATGTTTCAACTCAAGTTAAAGGAACAGCTGGTTACTTGGATCCTGATTACATGAGAACACGCCAACTCTCTGAAAAGAGTGATGTTTATTCATTTGGAGTGTTACTTGTTGAAATGATGACAGGAAGATATCCAGTTGAACCAAAGAAACCCCTCGAAGAAAGAGTTACAATTAAATGGGTAAGTATATTATATACTTGTCAAACTATTCTCCTTATGATAGTGTTCATATATTGGACTTGGCATGTGAAAATTAATAATAGATAACTTGATTTTGATAGACTTTAGTTCTAAGAAGCGAAATCATGCTTTAACTTTATTCAATGTTGAACTTATGTTTTTTTAGAGGCGGCAAAACAGGTTCGACCCGCCGAGAATGTCTATTTTTCCTGCATTTTTTCACGGCACATGCGAAGGTTTTAAGTCCACACCTTCTTATGTGTCCGCCCCGTTTTCTTGCGGGCGTGGACATTAACATAATTCTTTCAAACTTTATAAACAGTGTCTATTGGTCCGTCCCTCCTCTCCTTCATTTTTTTGGGACGGGACAAAATTTTAGCCTCGTATCATCAACTATGTCCGTCCCATTTCTTTGTGGAACAAGGCTAAACGGGACAAACTTCcccgtttgccacccctaattTTTTCCATACCTCAGATTCTTAGGGAAAATGAGTCTAATAATTCAAAAGTTCCGTCGAAAAGATAAGTAAAGTTTGACCAAATATCATTCAAGTCAGGGATCAAATTTGACTTGACTTAAACTCATTAGCCACCTTACTCAAACCACTTAGTTTTCTTATAGATAAAGCTATAAACATGGACCAATGAATCTTATTATGCAGGTAAATACACTTGCAATGAATCATTGAATTGACAAGACTAACACAATTTGCATGTGAATATGCAGGCAATGCAGTTATTAAAACAAGGAGAAGAAGTGATTGCAATGGATCCAAGGCTTAGGAGAAGTTCAGCCTCAAACAAAGCTGTACAAAAGGTTCTCAAGCTTGCATTCCAATGCCTTGCACCAGTACGAAGATCGCGGCCATCGATGCAGAATTGTGCAGAGGTTCTATGGGACATCCGGAAAGAATACAGAGACAAAGTATCTTCTCGTCCTCGCCTCGCTTCTCACCATTCAGCAGATTTTCCTCAGAAAGATTCGAGAAA containing:
- the LOC127084633 gene encoding calmodulin-binding receptor-like cytoplasmic kinase 2, whose product is MKKPPTSTLHQSNQRKKNIGTNRHNPKDDDYGTMTNFKYVVKKISGLFTLILYGKSKTSSEAVEHDSARNNNKVRGVSSSTDVSSEGSKSSSKWKSSHPSTPSSTSSNQIGTGNFSFEELYKATGKFSPDNKIGEGAFGIVYKGKLYDGTLVAVKCARKDVQKKHLAEFKNEINTLSKMEHLNLVKWHGYLEHGDEKIIVIEYVNNGTLREHLDGVRGNGLEIGERLDVAIDVAHAVTHLHMYTDHPIIHRDIKSSNILITDSLRAKVADFGFARLAPEDPNATHVSTQVKGTAGYLDPDYMRTRQLSEKSDVYSFGVLLVEMMTGRYPVEPKKPLEERVTIKWAMQLLKQGEEVIAMDPRLRRSSASNKAVQKVLKLAFQCLAPVRRSRPSMQNCAEVLWDIRKEYRDKVSSRPRLASHHSADFPQKDSRKNRRKTFGIEDDKKYKFVSA